One genomic window of Gossypium hirsutum isolate 1008001.06 chromosome D11, Gossypium_hirsutum_v2.1, whole genome shotgun sequence includes the following:
- the LOC107934575 gene encoding putative disease resistance protein RGA3: MAEAIAFDIAKELITKLSSPALSQIGLWWNLKDDIDGLKSIVCTIKAGLLDAEERSVTDNLVKDWLEKLKDVLYDADDLLDDFSTEALRKSLVSGNKLTKEVRLFFSSSNQFAYSLKMGRKIKAIKARLASIQSEANTFRFMVRDRPAETSFMTKRRQQTHSFEREDEIIGRDDDKAALLKLVLKFQSEENVYIIPIMGLGGLGKTALAQLVYNDEMVKNHFELTMFACVSDVFDVKVIVANIIKSITNKATDPDQNLEMDQLQKQLRDKIDGKKYLLVLDDIWNEDEQQWLSLKKLLMGGAKGSRIIVTTRSLRVAKIANRCDSHVMKLKGLSDDDAWSLFKKIAFEQRYADSTNSAFVEVGKQISKRCGGVPLVIRVIASALSFKETENEWLSFKDNELAKISQTEGKILPILKLSYDHLPSHLKHCFSFCRLYPKDYEIDVQELVQFWIAQGFVKQSDSKQSFEKIGFEYFKELAEKCFFQEVKGDLTEEITCKMHDSMHDLAKLVAGTESSIVDSNLSTSEDGEKCRHISITASLIPSFKGKKLRTLLYFSNMGPQNLSDEIWDLIIANCRCLRVLGLDYLNLKTIPRSIYKLKHLRYLDLSRNNFKILPKSICRLQNLQSLKLDLCLELEELPKKIEKLVNLTHIGCEGCISLTHMPRGIGNLSSLETLSMFVVDKYGFHGSADLSELSTLNNLRGELTITNLGFVKNSKEMFRAANLKEKKHLRSLLLEDLRPHPNLKELRIDGWKGDAKFPSWLSLLTNLVNIEIWGPSKFKYLPSFAQLPCLQQLDIFYLTELEYMDDNGPNGRQGNTEPFFPLLKVLKIWRCPNMKSWWRTTEAIGDDSNEDDTTVIGTSTMAFPCLSSLEIEDCPLTSMPLYPSLDNELKLVKTSSRTLKQTLKMNITSITPSGSISSLPLSKLKSFHVDYIEGLDTHMLDKSLQHFTGLKKLTIGDCKEVDFEGMQWELLKNLSHLEINNNPQLVSLPFWLQHLVQLKGLTVGDCKEVDLEGMQWEALKNLSRLEIKNIPKLVSLPIGLQHLVQLETLEIRNCSGLRSLFPVFQHLTSLEELRVSHCEELELSAAGFQIFQDHTSLRYLRLEKIPKCRHLPEWLQHLTNLRRLYLIDLPNLTSLPDEMRCLTKLERLDISEVPQLEERRQKDVGADWHKIAHIPRICWE; the protein is encoded by the exons ATGGCCGAAGCAATTGCTTTCGATATTGCCAAAGAGCTCATTACTAAGTTGAGCTCTCCTGCTCTCTCTCAAATTGGACTGTGGTGGAATCTCAAAGATGACATCGACGGCCTCAAAAGCATCGTCTGCACAATCAAGGCTGGGCTTCTTGACGCAGAAGAGCGATCTGTGACCGACAATCTTGTCAAAGATTGGCTTGAAAAGCTGAAAGATGTACTTTATGATGCCGATGACTTACTCGATGATTTCTCTACTGAAGCTTTGCGGAAAAGTCTGGTGAGTGGGAACAAGCTGACGAAAGAGGTACGTCTTTTCTTCTCAAGCTCAAACCAGTTTGCTTACAGTCTCAAAATGGGTCGGAAAATTAAGGCCATTAAGGCGAGATTAGCTTCAATTCAAAGTGAGGCTAACACTTTTCGCTTCATGGTGCGTGACCGCCCCGCGGAAACCTCTTTCATGACTAAAAGGAGGCAGCAAACACACTCTTTTGAGCGTGAAGATGAAATAATAGGGAGGGATGATGATAAAGCAGCTCTTCTAAAACTCGTGTTAAAGTTTCAAAGTGAAGAGAATGTTTACATCATTCCAATTATGGGGTTAGGAGGGTTAGGGAAGACTGCTTTGGCCCAACTTGTCTATAACGATGAAATGGTCAAAAATCATTTTGAGTTGACGATGTTTGCGTGTGTTTCAGATGTTTTTGATGTGAAAGTTATTGTAGCAAACATTATCAAATCTATAACTAATAAAGCAACTGATCCTGATCAAAATCTTGAAATGGATCAATTGCAAAAGCAACTTCGAGATAAAATTGATGGGAAAAAATATTTGCTTGTTTTGGATGACATTTGGAATGAGGATGAGCAACAATGGTTAAGCTTAAAGAAGTTATTAATGGGTGGGGCTAAAGGGAGTAGGATAATAGTAACTACTCGATCTCTAAGGGTAGCAAAGATTGCTAATAGATGTGACTCCCATGTTATGAAACTAAAAGGCTTGTCTGATGATGATGCTTGGTCTTTGTTCAAAAAGATAGCATTTGAGCAAAGATATGCAGACTCAACAAATTCAGCCTTTGTGGAAGTTGGGAAACAAATTTCAAAAAGGTGTGGTGGGGTTCCCTTAGTCATAAGGGTGATAGCTAGTGCGTTATCTTTTAAAGAAACTGAAAATGAGTGGCTTTCTTTCAAAGATAATGAACTTGCTAAAATATCACAAACTGAAGGAAAAATTCTACCTATACTTAAATTGAGTTATGATCATCTCCCGTCCCATTTGAAGCATTGCTTTTCTTTTTGCCGATTGTATCCAAAAGattatgaaattgatgtacaagagcTTGTTCAATTTTGGATTGCACAAGGTTTTGTAAAGCAATCAGATTCAAAGCAATCTTTTGAAAAGATTGGGTTTGAGTATTTTAAAGAATTAGCTGAAAAATGTTTCTTTCAGGAAGTAAAAGGAGACTTGACGGAAGAAATTACATGCAAAATGCATGATTCAATGCATGATCTAGCTAAATTAGTAGCTGGAACAGAGAGTAGTATTGTAGATTCAAATTTAAGTACAAGTGAGGATGGTGAAAAATGTCGCCACATATCAATTACAGCCTCATTAATACCTTCGTTTAAGGGAAAGAAGTTGCGAACTTTGTTATATTTTTCAAACATGGGACCTCAAAATTTAAGCGACGAAATTTGGGATCTGATAATTGCAAATTGTAGATGCTTGCGTGTATTGGGATTAGATTATTTAAATCTTAAGACGATTCCACGCTCCATTTACAAGTTGAAACATTTGAGATACCTTGATCTTTCTAGAAATAATTTTAAGATTCTCCCAAAGAGTATTTGTAGACTACAAAATTTGCAATCTTTGAAACTTGACTTATGTCTTGAGCTTGAAGAATTACCGAAGAAGATTGAAAAATTGGTGAATCTTACCCATATTGGATGTGAAGGTTGTATTAGTTTAACTCATATGCCACGTGGAATAGGAAACCTGAGTTCCCTTGAAACGTTAAGCATGTTTGTAGTGGATAAATATGGTTTCCATGGCAGTGCAGATCTAAGTGAATTGAGTACGCTTAACAACTTAAGGGGAGAGCTAACAATAACAAATTTGGGATTcgtaaaaaattcaaaagagaTGTTTAGGGCTGCTAATTTGAAAGAGAAGAAACATTTGAGATCGTTG TTACTTGAAGACCTCCGGCCCCATCCTAATCTCAAGGAGCTCCGTATCGATGGATGGAAGGGTGATGCCAAGTTTCCGAGTTGGCTTTCTTTGCTCACGAATCTCGTTAATATTGAAATATGGGGCCCTAGTAAATTCAAATATCTACCGTCCTTTGCTCAATTACCTTGTCTTCAACAGTTggatatattttatttaactgaGCTCGAGTACATGGATGATAATGGCCCCAATGGAAGACAAGGAAACACAGAACCATTCTTCCCGTTGCTTAAGGTTCTCAAAATCTGGCGCTGCCCAAATATGAAGAGTTGGTGGAGGACAACAGAAGCAATTGGTGATGATTCCAACGAGGACGACACAACAGTTATAGGAACATCAACCATGGCATTTCCTTGCCTTTCCTCTTTAGAAATTGAAGATTGCCCTTTGACATCAATGCCGTTGTATCCTTCACTCGATAATGAGCTAAAGCTGGTGAAAACCAGTTCTAGGACGTTAAAGCAAACCCTTAAGATGAACATCACCAGTATAACACCATCAGGTTCAATCTCTTCTCTTCCTCTCTCCAAATTGAAATCTTTCCATGTAGACTACATTGAGGGATTGGACACTCACATGCTAGATAAGTCCTTGCAACATTTCACCGGCCTCAAAAAATTAACAATAGGAGATTGCAAGGAGGTTGATTTCGAGGGCATGCAATGGGAACTCCTTAAGAATCTCTCTCATTTGGAGATTAATAATAATCCGCAGCTGGTGTCTCTCCCCTTTTGGCTTCAACATCTTGTTCAATTGAAAGGATTAACAGTAGGAGATTGCAAGGAGGTTGATTTAGAGGGCATGCAATGGGAAGCCCTTAAGAATCTCTCTCGTTTGGAGATTAAGAATATTCCAAAGCTGGTGTCTCTCCCCATTGGGCTTCAACATCTTGTTCAATTGGAAACATTAGAAATCCGTAATTGCAGTGGATTGAGGTCACTCTTTCCTGTGTTCCAACATCTCACTTCCCTTGAAGAATTACGAGTAAGTCACTGCGAGGAGCTGGAGCTATCAGCAGCAGGCTTCCAAATATTCCAAGATCATACAAGCCTACGCTATCTAAGGCTGGAAAAGATTCCAAAGTGTCGGCATCTTCCGGAGTGGCTTCAACATCTAACAAATCTGCGACGTCTTTATCTCATTGATTTGCCCAATTTAACATCGCTTCCGGACGAGATGCGTTGCCTAACCAAATTGGAAAGGTTAGATATATCTGAAGTTCCTCAGTTGGAGGAAAGACGTCAGAAGGACGTTGGCGCTGATTGGCATAAGATTGCTCACATCCCACGCATTTGTTGGGAATAG